The genome window cacataggagaagcgcccatttgcttctccaccccccccttccgacgccccggaggggcagagcattgccccctggtgggcagagcgttgcccctggtgggcgtgctgggtggatctcggtcgggcgcatgcgggagtctgactgtctctccccatttccagcttcagaaaaataaaataaaaaatttaaaaaaaaagtagcttaacagtttgcctgaccaggcggtggcgcagtggatagagcgttggaccgggatgcggaatacccaggttcgagaccccgaggtcaccagcttggacccaaggtcgctggctccagcgaggggttgctcggtctgctgaagacctgcggtcaaggcacatgtgagagggcagtcaatgaacagctaaggtgttgcaacgtgcaatgaaaaactgatgattgatgcttctcatctctctccgttcctgtctgtctgtccctgtctatccctctctctgactcactctctgtctctgtaaaaaaaataaataaataaataaataaaagtcttactttaatgacttttttttttttaatttattgattttagagacaggaaggagagagacagaaacacggatgtttctgtatgtgtcctgaccgggaacaAAATGGCAAAGGTGTATCAGGACAGTAGGAACCCTTTCATAGTATCATCCTGGTCTCGGGGACTGAACGTGTCATCTCCCCCCTCCACGGTTTTACTGTTTGTTTATTATAATCCAGTTTTGTGTGTATCATTTGCACGTGACAATTAATGTAGGGAATTTAAGTAGGAAGAAATTAGATGATCATCTGCTACCGCCACTACCCCCACAGCCATATACTATACAGACGGGCTGTCCCCTACGGCCCTCACACTTCTTAAAGCAGTCAACGAATAGCAGGTTAGCGGAATGGTCCTATGTGTGTTCCAGACAAAACAACAAGGCCTCGATTTTTGTCTTattgaaagaattcaatcaagagacaaagtgcagcaagcCAAGTGAGAGTTTATTGGCCGTGCAGGAggaaaagtcagaggaaagggggcctCAGAGACTTGTTCAGGGGCTTAGCCCGGGACTAGCTTGCCCAGTGTGCTCCCCTAGCTGCAAGCCTCCTGAGGTCCCTCGGAGACCCGGGCCAGGAAGAGTCGCCGGCAAAGAAGGGGATGGGGACAGGGGAAAAGAACCGACTTCCTCCCTCACGGGAGAGAGGGgtgttgttttttgtggggggagGAGGTTACTTTTTAAGGAACTGTATAGGTACAGAAAAGTGTACGTACATCATGAGGCTTCACAAACGTCCCCACAGTTTTCAGTAGGAAGTGTCTATAGGGTGTGAGCGAATCGCACAGCGGATAGCCCCGCCTAGGACAAGAAAAACCTCGGGGAAGCGAGGAGCTTCTGGGACCTTCTCGCAACAGCTGGGGCCGCGCCTGCGCGGTGgagcccgccgccgccgccgccgccgagggCGGGGCCCGGGAGGCGGGAAGCCCCGCCCCGTCTCGGCGTCAGCGCGCCCGCCGCTCCACGCCGCCGGCTCTCGGGACCGgcccgccgcgcgcgcgccttCGGGACTCCGCGCTGCCCACACCGCTGCCCGCGCCGCTCCCCGCCCGCCCCGCGCGCGGGCTCGCGCTCCGCCTCCCGCCCGGCTACGGCCTCCCGCCGGCGGCATCAGGGCATCAGGGCCTCGCCTTCCCGGTCCGGCCGGCAGCCCGCTGCGCGAGCGCCATGGTAGGTGTCGTGACGTCACAAGGGGCGCCCTCGGGGAGCGCGGGCGGGCCGGGCGGTTGGGGTCCCAGTCGGGGTCCGGGTGGGGATCCCGGCCTCGGCCCGCGGCACTGCAGTGGGGCCCTGGGGTGCCCTCCGCCCTTAGTGCCTGCTTCCCGAGATGCCTGGGACCCCCGGAGAGCTGCTGAACTGAGCCCCCAGCCGGGTCGGCCCGAGGGGTGCAGGGCGGAGCCCCTCTCCGAGGCTCAGTGAAGTGTGCAGAATCTCTGGGCCCCAGCTGTTCCTCTCTGTCGCCGAGGGTGCCTTCTCTTGAAGTTCTGAGACCTGCCCCAGACGTGGTGGGGACCCCAGTACCGGTATTTGATGGTAGTGGCCCAAGGCCACTCCTCCCCACCACGTCTCTCCTGTGTGACGGTTTTCCCTCTCTTGCCCAATAGCTCTTCTATTCCTTTTTCAAGTCCCTTGTGGGCAAAGATGTGGTCGTGGAGCTGAAGAATG of Saccopteryx bilineata isolate mSacBil1 chromosome 1, mSacBil1_pri_phased_curated, whole genome shotgun sequence contains these proteins:
- the LSM2 gene encoding U6 snRNA-associated Sm-like protein LSm2, which codes for MRLHKRPHSFHWGRACAVEPAAAAAAEGGAREAGSPAPSRRQRARRSTPPALGTGPPRARLRDSALPTPLPAPLPARPARGLALRLPPGYGLPPAASGHQGLAFPVRPAARCASAMLFYSFFKSLVGKDVVVELKNDLSICGTLHSVDQYLNIKLTDISVTDPEKYPHMLSVKNCFIRGSVVRYVQLPADEVDTQLLQDAARKEALQQKQ